In one Lolium rigidum isolate FL_2022 chromosome 3, APGP_CSIRO_Lrig_0.1, whole genome shotgun sequence genomic region, the following are encoded:
- the LOC124697230 gene encoding poly [ADP-ribose] polymerase tankyrase-2-like: MNGSGFDMRLGIESALRRALPYGGLPSNDSPQTAFFDAATEGDLRRLRELASGKDAKEKAWLADVSIQGVGPFQAAARLGRVDVCRCMVEELGFDINAGSKIGHDEAASLLLSRGASVDIAYFHGTPLHIACAYGKTGVIKVLLEHHADPNKVSEVLGTPLVATLHAISEGLPESISLKCAKLLVEAGADINFTNPDTPLVVATTHGLTGCIKYLLKAGADPNIPNSHDEQDDTNTKAQLKLCGEKAVKRKDYRAASMFYTEAIELDPNDATLYSNRSFCHMQMTEAAKALFDANTCIELHPGWLKGYYRKGVALMFLKEYKEACDVFMAGLKLDPGNADMEKALREAVEAMKKDHFARKSFKPSG, from the exons ATGAACGGCTCGGGCTTCGACATGAGGCTCGGCATCGAGAGCGCTCTCCGGCGCGCGCTTCCGTACGGCGGGCTTCCCAGCAACGACTCGCCGCAGACGGCCTTCTTCGACGCGGCCACCGAGGGcgacctccgccgcctcaggG AGCTGGCGAGCGGCAAGGACGCGAAGGAGAAGGCGTGGCTTGCCGATGTGTCCATCCAAGGCGTGGGGCCGTTTCAGGCCGCCGCGCGCCTGGGAAGAGTGGATGTGTGCAGGTGCATGGTGGAGGAGCTCGGCTTTGACATCAATGCCGGAAGCAAAATTG GGCATGACGAAGCAGCAAGCCTGTTGCTATCTAGAGGAGCTAGTGTTGATATAGCTTATTTTCATGGGACACCACTACATATTGCTTGTGCCTATGGGAAGACCGGTGTCATCAAAGTCTTGTTGGAGCATCATGCAGAT CCAAACAAAGTTTCAGAAGTTTTAGGTACACCACTGGTAGCAACTCTACATGCTATTTCTGAAGGATTACCTGAATCCATTTCACTGAAGTGTGCGAAGCTGCTTGTTGAG GCAGGTGCTGATATAAATTTTACTAATCCCGACACTCCGCTGGTGGTGGCAACTACCCATGGCTTAACTGGCTGCATTAAGTACTTGCTAAAGGCTGGTGCAGACCCTAATATCCCAAATAGCCAT GATGAGCAAGATGATACCAATACTAAAGCCCAGCTTAAATTATGTGGTGAGAAAGCTGTTAAGAGAAAGGACTATCGTGCAGCATCAATGTTCTACACCGAG GCAATCGAGCTGGACCCTAATGATGCAACACTGTATTCAAACAGGAGCTTTTGCCATATGCAAATGACTGAAGCAGCTAAGGCTTTGTTTGATGCTAATACATGCATTGAATTGCACCCTGGATGGTTAAAAGGCTACTACAGAAAAGGAGTTGCTCTCATGTTTCTCAAG GAGTACAAAGAAGCATGCGATGTTTTCATGGCTGGACTGAAGCTGGACCCTGGAAATGCCGATATGGAGAAAGCATTACG GGAGGCAGTTGAGGCAATGAAAAAGGATCACTTTGCTAGGAAAAGCTTCAAGCCATCTGGTTAG
- the LOC124697234 gene encoding geraniol 8-hydroxylase-like produces the protein MELFLCAPCFIVLFVVSSLYLLLRLFADARRNLPPGPRPLPLIGNVLDLGAQPHRSLARLAERHGPLMTLRLGAVTTVVASSVDAARDILQRHDAAFSARSVPDAVRACAHDRFSVGWLPPSDPRWRTLRKVCSAELFSPSRLDAHHSLRREKVRELVSHVARLSREGAAVDVGRVAFATVLNLLSRTIFSADLDDRGGSEQLRDVITEFTSAVGVPNLSDFFPAIAPLDPQRLRKRLARVFQRLHAIFDEQIERRVLERDAGEPPKNDFLDVLLDHRSPEDGREFDRQTLRSLLTDLFSAGADTSSATVEWAMAELLQNPSAMAKAREELAQVIGTKSEIDESDIGQLKYLQAIVKEVFRLHPPAPFLLPRQAVATTEVGGYTVPKGTRVLVNVWAIGRDSKLWTEPEKFMPERFLGKEIDYRGRDFELLPFGSGRRICPGMPLAVRMVHLLLASLLHRFEWRLPREVEGNGVDMGEKFGMLLGLATPLHAIAEPIQVKQSC, from the exons ATGGAACTCTTCCTCTGCGCACCATGCTTCATCGTCCTCTTCGTCGTTTCGTCCCTgtacctcctcctccgcctctttgCCGATGCTCGCCGCAACCTTCCCCCGGGGCCTCGCCCGCTCCCTCTCATAGGCAACGTCCTCGACCTCGGCGCGCAGCCGCACCGCTCCCTCGCGCGCCTCGCCGAACGCCACGGCCCGCTCATGACGCTCCGCCTCGGCGCCGTCACCACCGTCGTCGCATCCTCCGTGGACGCCGCCCGCGACATCCTCCAGCGCCACGACGCCGCCTTCTCTGCGCGCTCAGTGCCCGACGCCGTCCGCGCGTGCGCCCACGACAGGTTCTCCGTTGGCTGGCTCCCGCCCAGCGACCCCCGCTGGCGCACCCTCCGCAAGGTGTGCTCCGCGGAGCTCTTCTCGCCGTCCCGCCTCGACGCGCACCATTCCCTGCGCCGCGAGAAGGTGCGTGAGCTGGTCTCCCACGTCGCACGGCTGTCCCGCGAGGGCGCGGCCGTGGACGTCGGCCGCGTCGCGTTCGCGACCGTGCTGAACCTGCTCTCCCGCACCATATTCTCGGCCGACCTCGACGACCGCGGTGGGTCGGAGCAGCTCAGGGACGTGATCACCGAGTTCACGAGCGCCGTCGGGGTGCCCAACCTGTCGGACTTCTTCCCGGCGATCGCCCCCCTCGACCCTCAGCGTCTGAGGAAGCGCCTCGCTCGGGTGTTCCAGCGGCTGCACGCCATCTTCGACGAGCAGATCGAGCGGCGCGTGCTGGAGCGCGACGCCGGGGAGCCACCCAAGAACGACTTCCTGGACGTGCTCCTCGACCACCGCAGCCCGGAGGATGGACGGGAGTTCGATCGGCAGACGCTGCGCTCGCTGCTTACG GATCTGTTTAGCGCCGGAGCCGACACAAGTTCAGCAACCGTTGAATGGGCAATGGCTGAGCTGCTACAAAATCCATCAGCCATGGCAAAAGCCCGCGAAGAACTTGCACAGGTGATAGGCACCAAATCAGAGATCGATGAATCGGACATCGGCCAACTCAAGTACCTTCAGGCCATCGTTAAAGAAGTTTTCCGTCttcatcctcctgctccattcttGCTGCCGCGGCAAGCCGTGGCGACTACGGAGGTAGGCGGCTACACCGTGCCCAAGGGCACACGCGTTCTGGTGAACGTCTGGGCGATTGGCCGGGACAGCAAGCTCTGGACTGAGCCTGAGAAGTTCATGCCGGAGAGGTTCTTGGGGAAAGAGATCGATTATCGGGGCCGGGACTTTGAGCTCCTCCCGTTTGGTTCCGGCCGGAGGATCTGCCCCGGGATGCCGCTGGCTGTGCGCATGGTGCACCTGTTGCTTGCGTCATTGCTGCACCGGTTCGAGTGGAGACTCCCAAGAGAGGTGGAGGGAAATGGGGTGGACATGGGGGAGAAGTTCGGGATGCTACTGGGATTGGCCACGCCACTACACGCCATAGCTGAACCAATTCAAGTCAAACAGAGCTGTTGA